The window CGGCTTCGGCTTCTTCGACGTAGGCGAGGATCTGCTCGCAGCGCAATAAGTAGCGCTTGCCGGCCTCGGTCAGGGCGATTCGGCGGGTGGTGCGGTTGAGCAGGCGGGTTTGCAGGTGGGCTTCCAGGTTGGAGACCGCGCGCGAAACGTTGGCCGTGGTGGTGTCGAGTTGCACGGCGGCGGCGGTGAAGCTACCAGCCTCGGCCACGTAACTGAAGGCGCGCATGTTTTGCAAGGTGTCCATGGGGTGCTCTCGGAGGCGATGGCAAATTGTGACACGAAGTTTCAGGGTCTGAGACCCCGACTAACGGATTATCGCGTTAACGGTAACAAAGATTCACAGGATTCCCAGCTTATCGCCAACAAGGCCGCCCCCTAGAATTGCCCACCTCAGGAACAACTCCCCACCTCAGGAAATCGCAGCAGTGCCGCGTCGCATCAACAGAGCGCTTCAGACGCTCAGTGTTTTGGCTTTAACCCTGACAATCAGCGGCTGCATCGGTACCGGAGGTATTGCCCCGCAGGGTAAGGCGCTGGAGGCCAATTCATTGGCCACCGACGAAGCCATCCAGAACGCCGAACAGGACGCTCACTGGCCCACCGCGCAATGGTGGCAGGCCTATGGCGACCCGCAATTGAACCGCTGGATCGACCTTGCGCTGCAAGGCAGCCCGACCATGGCCATGGCGGCGGCGCGAGTGCGCCAGGCCAAATCCATGGCCGGGATCGCCGAGTCCGCCGAGTCGCTACAGATCAATGGCCAATCCACGCTCAAACGCCACAACTGGCCCACCGATCAGTTCTACGGGCCGGGCGAGTTGGCCAACACCACCACCTGGGACAACAACGCCGCGCTGGGCTTCAGCTACGCCCTCGATCTTTGGGGGCGCGAAAGCAACGCCACCGAGCGCGCCGTCGATATGGCTCACATGACGGCCGCCGAAGCACGGCTGGCGCAGCTCGAATTGCAGAACAACATAGTGCGCGCCTACATCGAGCTGTCGTTGCATTACGCGCAACGGGACATCGTCAAGGCGACCCTGAATCAGCAGCAGCAAATTCTCGACCTCGCGCAGAAGCGCCTGAGCGGTGGCATCGGCACCCATTTCGAAGTCAGTCAGGCTGAAACGCCGCTGCCGGAAACCCACCGCCAGATCGATGCACTGGACGAAGAAATCGCCCTGAGTCGCAACCAGCTCGCGGCCCTTGCCGGCAAAGGTCCGGGGGAGGGCGCGCAATTGCAGCGGCCAACGTTGTCGTTAGGCGCCGCGCTGAAACTGCCGTCGTCGTTGCCCGCGCAGTTGCTCGGTCAACGCCCGGACGTGGTCGCCAGTCGCTGGCAAGTGGCGGCCCAGGCACGGGGAATTGATGTCGCGCACGCTGGTTTCTACCCCAACGTCGACCTGGTCGGCAGCCTCGGCTACATGGCCACCGGCGGTGGAGCGCTGGAGTTTTTGACCGGCAAGAAGCTCAACTACAGCGTCGGCCCGGCGATCTCGTTGCCGATCTTCGACGGCGGCCGCTTGCGCTCGGAGCTGGGCGAAGCCTCGGCGGGTTACGACATCGCCGTGGCCCGGTACAACCAGACGCTGGTCAACGCGCTGAAAAACATCTCCGACCAGTTGATCCGCCGCGAATCCATGGACAAGCAGCAAACCTTCGCCGCCGAGTCGGTGGCCACGGCCCAGAAGACTTACGACATCGCGATGATCGCCTACCAGCGCGGGCTCACCGACTACCTCAACGTGCTCAACGCCCAGACGTTGTTGTTCAAACAGCAGCAGGTTCAGCAGCAGGTGCAGGCGGCGCGCCTCGGTGCTCATGCTGAGCTGGTGACGGCACTCGGCGGCGGATTGGGTGCGGGTGACGACGTGCCGAAAGACAGCCAGACCCAGGCGCCGAAAACCCCGGCCCTGCTTAAGAGCCTCTCGAATTGAACACAAAACCTGTGGGAGTGAGCCTGCTCGCGATTGCGGTGTGTCAGTCAATGATGATGTCGCCTGACACACCGCAATCGCGAGCAGGTCGAATCGTCGCACCGTCGCTCCCACTGGTGCCGCGCCCGGTCTTAATTTCAATGAGCAGGATTCCATGACTCCCTTGCCCGCACCTTTGCGCTGGCTGTATTCCCTTGAATGGCGCCGGGGTTTTTTCGACTGGGCGCGCAGTGATGGCGTGACCTGGGTCTATATTTTCAAGGTGCTGTTCGCCGCGTTTCTGACGCTGTGGCTGGCCATGCGCCTGGAGTTGCCGCAACCGCGCACGGCGATGATTACCGTGTTCATCGTCATGCAGCCGCAAAGCGGTCACGTGTTGGCCAAGAGTTTCTATCGTTTCCTTGGGACATTGGCCGGCTCGGCGGTGATGGTCGCGCTGATTGCCTTGTTTGCGCAGAACACCGAGTTGTTCCTCGGTTCGCTGGCGATCTGGGTCGGCATCTGTTCGGCGGGCGCGGCGCGCTATCGCAACTTCCGCGCCTATGGTTTTGTGCTCGCCGGGTACACCGCCGCGATGGTCGGTTTGCCCGCATTGGCGCACCCGGACGGCGCGTTCATGGCCGCCGTCTGGCGGGTGCTGGAAATCTCCCTGGGAATTATCTGCTCCACGCTGGTCAGCGCCGCGATCCTGCCGCAATCCGCCAGTGCCGCCATGCGCAACGCCTTGTATCAGCGCTTCGGGGTGTTCGCGCTATTCGTCACGGATGG of the Pseudomonas frederiksbergensis genome contains:
- a CDS encoding efflux transporter outer membrane subunit is translated as MPRRINRALQTLSVLALTLTISGCIGTGGIAPQGKALEANSLATDEAIQNAEQDAHWPTAQWWQAYGDPQLNRWIDLALQGSPTMAMAAARVRQAKSMAGIAESAESLQINGQSTLKRHNWPTDQFYGPGELANTTTWDNNAALGFSYALDLWGRESNATERAVDMAHMTAAEARLAQLELQNNIVRAYIELSLHYAQRDIVKATLNQQQQILDLAQKRLSGGIGTHFEVSQAETPLPETHRQIDALDEEIALSRNQLAALAGKGPGEGAQLQRPTLSLGAALKLPSSLPAQLLGQRPDVVASRWQVAAQARGIDVAHAGFYPNVDLVGSLGYMATGGGALEFLTGKKLNYSVGPAISLPIFDGGRLRSELGEASAGYDIAVARYNQTLVNALKNISDQLIRRESMDKQQTFAAESVATAQKTYDIAMIAYQRGLTDYLNVLNAQTLLFKQQQVQQQVQAARLGAHAELVTALGGGLGAGDDVPKDSQTQAPKTPALLKSLSN